A stretch of DNA from Carya illinoinensis cultivar Pawnee chromosome 12, C.illinoinensisPawnee_v1, whole genome shotgun sequence:
TTAAGCAAGTTTCCCTCCACTACACAAGGTAGCCCTATGGCTGACTTGTCAGCCAAAATAGTGCCTTGATGGGAGACCAAAAGCAACCGTAAACCACTCCACATCTCTTTGGAGCAGCCAGCCAATACCATGGGATGTATTACCCTTGGTTTTACCCCTAGTTTTGGTTAATAAAACCTCCATCAAGTGGTCATTTAGCCATCCTCCTTCATCTCTCTAATCCTATATAAGTCATTCATGGATTTCCCTTTACCCTTTGGTTACTTTCCATTCACTTTCTTAGAGAGAACTCGAGTTGAGGTTTCTGGCTGTTCTTGCTCGAATTGTTTAAGGCCTTTGTAGGTTGATTATCAAGAAAATTCCTTCATACTAATTGTTTCTCTTTGATTCTAGTTTTTATTGGTGATACGTGGTTTAAGCATGCAAAGGTCATATTGGGTGATTGTTTTGAGTTGTGATATTGTGGTGTTGTGATGAACTTTTGTTTAAGTTAGGACTTGATATTGATATCAGGAAATGCTAACACATTTGATGCATGTTACAAGTTGATCAAatcattttagcattttttttattaaagagttaTACCATTTTCTTTGAGGTCACAGCTGAAACATACAAAATAGTTTGTGTTTTGAGGTTTTGATACTTCTTGGTTCTAGAAATTTAGTCCATTACTCCTGAAATTCATATATAATGTCCTTGAggcttttatttttgtgttaagaACCTGTTTTTGAAGAGGGTTTGTTTTAATAATTGTTGGAAGCATGTTTTACATGCAAAGGTTTGGTTATGGTTCAATATTGAAGCCTTAGGGTTTGCTTAATGTTTTTATGGAACTTTTGCAATATGATTTTAGGTTATATTATAGGATCAAGTTTAGGACTTGACTATGAagcatatagttttttttttttttttttttttttatttgagctTTACttcataagaataaaaaatttagtgtGTTTGACCTAAGTCACAAACATGTATAAAATTGTGGCCTCTGTTATAAGGTTTGCTACCAAcatctatgtttctaagtgcACCCACTTTAGAAACAGAGTGATTTTTTTGCTTGGTCTTTCCTCTGTGCACACTCGAGGCTCCAACAATGAATAAGGAAAAGATTCACATTCTGATACTACCTGATTTGGTTACTGGggatagcacaaccctaccaaGGGGATTAAATATGGCCTCTGTTCTGAtctgatataatataataagatGATGATGTTCAGTTATACTATATCAAAAgaatttgaatatgaacatTCTGAATAGTTGCTCTGATATTTTAATAACATGTTTTTGGATCAGCATTTTGAAGAAGCTAAAATGTTTTGTTCTACATTATGAACTCTGTGAAAAGtctcatgtttacatactattatatattctcTACTTATTGAGTTATTGATAATTTACTctttatctccacaatattttcagATGTTTTAGATGTTTCAAGCGAGGATCAAGAATAGGAAGCATGGGAATGACTATGTGAGTATAGTGGATTAAGTACAGAGAGGTACTTTGATTACTAGAGAATTGTATTCAatagatttattttgttatgttgACATGAGTTATTGGGATGTTTTGAGACTTTGTGATGTCCTAGATTAATTATACTTGAGTAGCTGATGTGAAACAATGAGTATATGTCTGATAGAGAGTTTTGGAGTATATATACTATGTGGTTGGAAGACTATTTTAAGTGACAAGAGCTAACTTCCTGGACCTCTTGGTACCTTTGAGGTACcttaaacttttttttagtGCACTCCAGTGAGTGAGTTTTAGTGTGTgcataaattgaaaaattttctttactACAAATGAGATATCGTGCCTGGTTAATGAGAGGTATTGAAGGCCTCCAACCAAGCTACAATACAGAGTAGGTTCATCAAAGTCAAGGGAGTCAAATTTGGAGAGCTTAACAGATGGTGCCATTGGGGAGGTCATAGATTTGGCTTGCAGCATGTTGCTACTTGTAAGAAGATGCTTGATTTATTTCCTTTGAGAAAGTAATACACCATCTAATTTGTAATCAATTTCGAGATCCagaaaaaatgaaagttttCCTAACTCACGAACTAGAAAGGTAGTGCTCATATCATGAATTAAGGTATTGATGATAAAGGAATTTGAAGCTGTGATGACAATGTCATCGACATAAACAAGAAGAAAAGCACGAGTATCACAATCACCGAGTATAAAGAGAGAAGGGCTAGCTTTAGAGGCACAGAAACCATACTCAGTTAACCACGAGTTGAGCTGAGCAAACTAAGCTCTTGGCACCTGCTTGAGGCTGTAGATAGCCTTGTTAAGTTTGCGCACAAATTCTAGATGAGCAGAACTCACAAAGCCTTGAGGCTGCTGCATGAAAACTTCATTAGTTGGAGTACCAAATAAGAAAGCATTTTCAAAGTCTAGCTAGTGCATAGGCCAGCCATGAGAGACTGCAATGGAGAGAATTAGTCGAATTATTGTTGGCTTGACCACGGGACTGAAAGTTTCATGGTGGTCTATGTCGAGCTGTTTATGAAAGCTTTTAGCAACTAGTCTGGCTTTTCGTCTTTGAAAAGAGCCATCAGCATTAGTTTTGCTATGATAGACCCATCAGCAACCGAGGATGATGGAATTGGGTGAAGGAGAGACCAGAGTCCAGGTATTGTTTTGAAGTAAGGCACTATATTTTGTTTGCATGGTATGATGCCAATCAGAATATTTGGAGGCCACTGAATAACTTGAATGGTCATCTGGAGTAGTTAGACTAGTAGTGAGACACTATCAAGGTGGATAGAGCATGGTACCATCAATGAAGATTTTTGGATGAGAGGATTTAGTTTGGGCTCTGGTGATGATAGGAGACCTCGGTGGAACGAGTATTGAAGGGGAGGAAGTTTGAGGAGAAGTAGATAAAGTATTTGATGGATTTGAGAGTCGAGAGCTTGAAGAAGGGGGTGTAGAAGATATTTGTGAAGGAGACGGTGGGCTTGGGCCGAGGAGGGAGTGTGTGGGTGAAGATGAGTTTGGATCAAATGTAGACGAAGTAGGAAGAGGGCCTAAAATTGATGTTGGAAAAATGGGAAAAGCAGTTTGAAGCTAAATGGGAGTGTGAGAGGGAATGGTGGGCCGTGTATGTGCAAGATGGAAAAAAAAGACTCAAGAAATGTCACATCTTGTGAGATATACATTCTAAGGGTGAACCATCCGACGATGCCATTGAGCAAGTTAGGTTTTCTCGCTGACATTGGCGGTGGGAGAGGAAGTGATGTTGACTAGAAACACGTAGAGGTCGTCACAGGTTGGATCGGTGAGAAGAGTGACTCATCCAACGATGCCATTGAGCAAGTGAGGTTTTCTCGCTGACATTGGCAGTGGGAGAGGAAGTGCTATTGACTAAAAACACATAGAGGCCGTCATGGGTTGGACTAGTGACAAGAGTTTTCTTGGCCAGTGAATCCTTCATAGAGAAGTGAGACAAGTGAAACTCAAAAAAGCAATTATTATCCATACAAAAATGAAGAACATATATGAGGTTCTTTGTGATGGAAGGGACATGAAGTAAATTGCGAAGAAGAAATGGAGAGAAGGAAGTAGATTAAGAGGATTCACCGTGATTGTGAATTGGGAGACCCGTGCCATCTCCAACTCAAATGGTCTCACTACCAGTGTACTACTTTGAGGACAAATTCAAGTTAGACAGATCGTTTGTGATGTGAGGGTTGCTGCTGAGTCAGGGTACTAGATGTTATCTGAGGGTGAACTTGGAGCAGTATAATTAGCAGAGAGATTATTCGGAGTAGAGAAATTGGTTGGAGATTCAAACTGATAGGAGTGATTAAACCTGTGCCCGCATTGAAGTTCAACATGTCCATACTTGCTACAGACTTGACAAGTAGGTCGTTGCATGTTGGTTTACTAGGTTCCATTGTTAGGAGAGAAGGATCTACCTCCACGAGGATTGGACGATGTTCTTCCTCGGCCACGGCCTGATTTGCCGTTGTGAGAAGAGCCATGACCACGATAAGAGTTTGCTAAGCTGAAATTAGTAGAAAAATAAAGTGAAGTTGCATTGATTTTGGCAGCATGAGAGAGGCGACTTTCATGGATTAGAAGAAGCTGATATAGCTCTTGAGAGGTCAATGGTTCGAATTATGTGGTGATAGAGGTTAAGAAAGACTCGTAGGAGGGACCTAAACCATTGGGAAGGTAAGAGACAAGTTCCTTCTCAGAGATGGCATTACCAGTGGCTGTTAGGGAATCAGCAAGAACACGTACTTTGCCGAAATAATCTGAGATGGATTGGTCATCTTTAGAAAGATTTGTAAGCTGGAACCTAAGTTGAAATTCTTTGGCTTGGGAATGAGATGAGAACATGGAGGCCAAGGAGTTCCATAGATCTCAGGCAGTGGTGGAAGAAAGGACATGACCCAAAATGAAatctgagagagagaaaaatagcaCACATAAGACCAGTTGGTCTGTGCGTTTCCAAAGAGAATAAACAGGGTTGGGTTTGTGGGGTTGACTAGGAGTATAGCTAGAAATTCAGAAGGACTTGGTAGAATGTCATTAATATAGCAGTACAAGTCCTAACCGCACAGCTAAGCTAATGTTTGAACCTTCCAAAGAGGATAATTCTCTATAATAAGTTTGGTGGTGACTATATGGGAGAAAGAATTAGAGGGGATAGAGGGagaggaaggagaggaagaggtgGCCATGAATCAGAGAGTGTGGCTTAAGTCGAagggctcttgataccatattaGGAAAACAGAatagaaggaattaaaaattcTTCCACACCTCTCATTAAGTAAACCAGTggtctatatatagactttaCAAGGGAATCAAAGAATAATAGTTTGTTACATCACAGTAGAGGATTTTATCTACAACTGTACTCTGCAATGATTATTTTCATTCTGTTGCAATTCTTCTGAAGGTGCAATGGCATGCTGTGCTGTGCATGCAATGGTTTGCTGAGTGGCGTTATTTACATTAGAGGCACATACGCTAATAGCCGCTATAACAAATGCTAGTTAGAAATGAGGCGATGGACATGATTCAAGTCTAGTAGCTTCTCGAGTTGAAAGTTGTCAGTGCAATTATTTTAGTTGGGGATGGTTTCGGACCTTTCGCAGCACGTTGGTTATTTTAGATGAATTAAATGCGTGGACTTTCGATTGGACAAGTACATCTTGGATAAAGTTTGGAATCTGAGATCAATACCTTCGCCATAAAGCTGAGCATTAATacatagtactatatatatgcaGTCGGCACGTGTAGGAGTTGACGAAACAGTTTGAGTTTCCTTCGCCTCCTATGCTTTAATTTTCGCTCCCTTGATATTCACTCTAATTGATGTCGGCTTGCGAATATCAAGGGTAGACAGTGAGGGCAACCGCCACCTTGATATTCACTCTAATTAATGCCGGCCCTTGAAATTAAGTACTagattttatggatttttttaaatctactttttgtaattaattaatatatataaatatatattatatatagcattgacAAATCAAGATTAGTGAAAAATAGCGCACTGTCTTCTACATGATGATAAATCTACTCCATACTTGAATTAGAGATCAACCTGATGATCAGCGAGTCACGAGTCCTGATACTACTGGGAACTCGAAGATGACGAAGAACTTGAAGAAACAGTTTGGGTACCCAAATGATCAGTAGTACTTGAAGAAACAGTAGGACCGAAATTCTCGACTTTGTCGTCCGATGAGGCCTGATTAATAACCCCGTCATTGTTTTTCACACCAATTCCTTTCTTCGAAAATATACGACAGAGAACCCAATTTTCCGCTTGATCTAAATTAGGATTCTGCAAGAAATTAAACGTCCCAATTTTATTAGTTTGGCATGCGCCACAAACATGTACGTACGTAGGTGACGAGAGAGACTATTGTAATTGAAGTATTATTACTCACTTGGGTAATTGAGTTGTCATATTGTAGCTCGTCATGTGATAAAATGCAAGCTGTAGTTCCTGAATCGACAAGTCGGTATTCATGCATAATCCAATCGCTTTTAAATCCTTGGGAAGGCTTCCCTCTGTAGAAAACCAGAGTCTTTTTCATCCCCATTACACTATCCCTTTTAGAAGACACGATTTTTTTGTCGGAGCCGGTTGCCTTCCAATAACCAGAGTTAGTTGTTCTTTTGGTTCGGTTTGAGTTTTGATACTTTGCTTCCTTGTGGCTGAAAAAGTACATGTCTTGCTCCCAATTACCACCTAcgtatgcataatatatatattatactgaTCAGTCAAGTTAAAATCATCGTGCAAGCATGTTGGTATGCCACTTCGATTCTAGCAATTAAGAAAATGAGCAGCTAAAGCAACCATTAAATTAAAGtttatgaaaaagaatgaagaaaggGGAAGTGGTGCTGCACTGCTAGCTGCTACGTCTAAGTTGGCCAGGTCAATGTAGGAAATGATCAGCTACGGTCGTGATGCTTTCGCTGCTAGAACTATAGATGTACTCCAGGCAGTGAGAGGTGGACTCCAGGCTAGCTTACGAATGAATGCAGTTAAGTGAATTATCATTTCTAAACTGCTTTTTATTGGTGCTTAACGGGTTTGTACGTTTGAAtttaaatgcatgcatgcacgcttATGAATCAACAGCAGTACTAGCTGAGAGATTAAAGATTATCAAAACTGATattaatacacacacacacacacacatgcacacagaGCATATATGCGCAGTTGGGTTTATGAAGAATTACTAGGCAAATCCCAAGGATCGTACTCCCAGACTTTGATCTGATCAGGAATGATCGAGGCAGGCAAGGGGCATGAGAAGACCTTGTTTTTTAAGTAATTGAAGACCAGCTCTTCGTCTGTCGGCTGGA
This window harbors:
- the LOC122290083 gene encoding NAC domain-containing protein 83-like; translation: MDKLKFARNGVARLPPGFRFQPTDEELVFNYLKNKVFSCPLPASIIPDQIKVWEYDPWDLPSGNWEQDMYFFSHKEAKYQNSNRTKRTTNSGYWKATGSDKKIVSSKRDSVMGMKKTLVFYRGKPSQGFKSDWIMHEYRLVDSGTTACILSHDELQYDNSITQNPNLDQAENWVLCRIFSKKGIGVKNNDGVINQASSDDKVENFGPTVSSSTTDHLGTQTVSSSSSSSSSSQ